DNA from Comamonas serinivorans:
CCGGACCGCAGCCTGTCCGGCCGCAGTGTGCTGGAGGACCTGTTCCAGCAGTCGTCGGCCAGCCCGCAGGCACCGCTGGTGTCCAACTCGTACGAAATGATGCGGGGCTTTGCGCGCGAGGCCGGCGGCGTGAGCTTTCAGATCGAGATCGGCGCGGGGCCGGCGGCTGGCACCGTCGCCATCCCCATCGACGAGCGCGGCCTGCCGACGGGCCGGCTGGTGCTGGTCGCGCTGCGCGACCGCGCCCTGCCCATGGCCGCGGCGGCCTTCGCCGAGTTCGTGACCCACAAACTGGCAGCCGCCAACCAAAACGGGGCATGACGAACCAAATCGGTGCAGCGCGACGGGTCGTCCAGGTGGTGCGTGACGGCCCCTCGTCGTGGCTCGAGCTGGTTGGCCGTGCGATGGCCGGTTGGGCCGGGAGCTTGCCGGGGTGGGCGTGGCGCCCGCGCCGTGGGCGTCGGAGGCCTGGCAGCTGGACGCGGCGGCTGAGGGCGGGTCAGGTCGTGCCTGCTCAGGTTCAGTGGACGGCGCCGCGCTCCGGCCATGGCACCGGACCGCAAGGCCATCCGCAAACCGGCCGAGGGGTTCTTGGGGATGTTGCCAGGGGCTGATGACGCCGGGTGCAGCGACAGCCGGCGGTCGCTCGGGCTGTCCAGCCGGCCGACGTGGACCGCCTTGCACCGCCGCCGTGAAACCCGTGTTCCGCTGCACACGCCGCATTTCAAAACGGAGTATGCCCAGGTTGCCGTTTGTTGAACAACGGCAAGCTGGGCATACTGCACATTCAAATCACCAGACCGCCTGACGGCCGCTGGCGAGCCGCGCCTGGGCGCGCCGACGACGATCAGAACGGGATGTCGTCGTCCATGTCGTCAAACCCGCTGGCCGGGCGCTGCTGCGGTTGCGGCTGTTGGGCCGGCGCAGCCATCGGGGCCGGACGTGGTGCCGGCGCAGGCGCGCGGCGAGGCTGCTGGTCGTACCCACCGCCGCCAGCGCCGCCACCGGACTGGCCGTAGCCGCCCGACTGGCCGTAACCGTCATCGCCGCCACCGCTACCGCCGCCCATGCCCTGGCGGCTGCCCAGCATCTGCATGGTGTCGCCACGGACTTCGGTGCTGTAGCGGTCGTTGCCGTTCTGGTCCTGCCACTTGCGCGTGCGCAGGCTGCCTTCCACATAGACCTGCGAGCCCTTGCGCAGGTACTGGCTGGCGATTTCGGCCAGCTTGCCGCCGAACACCACCGAATGCCACTCGGTGTGCTCGCGCATTTCGCCCGATTGCTTGTCGCGCCACTTGTCGGTGGTGGCCACGCGGATGTTGCAGATCTGATCGCCGCTGGGGAAGGCACGCGTTTCGGGGTCGCGCCCCAGGTTACCGACGATGATGACTTTGTTGACTGAGGCCATGGGCGTTCTTGGTGCAGGGGCAGTTGCCCCGGTGTCTGACAGGTGGACGGTGATGCTAACGCAGTTGGCCGTTGCCGTTGACAGCAATTCGCAGCGGCCCATGCAGGCGATGGGAACGGTCTGCCGGGCAGAACTGCCAGAATGACCGACCATGAAGGGCGACCCCAATTTCAGAGACAACCTGCTGGCCGAGCTGCGCAATTCACGCCTGTGGCTGGATCGCCTGGTGGTGGCGTCGTTTGCCCTGGCCGCGGGGCTGGCCGTGGTGCTGTTCACCCTGCTGGCCGACTGGGCCGGCGAGCTGTTCCTGGACCTGCACGACACCTGGCGCTGGGCGCCGCTGATCTGGACGCCGGCCCTGTGCGGCCTCATCGTGTGGCTGATGCAGAGCTGGCTCAAGGGCGCGGGCGGCTCGGGCCCGCCCCAGATCATCGCGGCCATCGACCCGGACACGGACAACGCGACCCGCAGCAAACTGGCCTCGCTGCGCATCTCGGCCGCCAAGATCGTGGCCGTGACGGGCGGCATCCTGGCCGGGCTGTCCATGGGCCGGCAAGGCCCGTCGGTGCAGATCGCGGCCGGCATCATGTATTCGGCGCGGCGCTTTCTCTCGGCCAAGTCGGCCATCAAGCCGCGCGAGCTGCTGATCGCCGGCGGCGCCGCCGGCATCGCCGCCGCCTTCAACACGCCACTGGGCGGCATCGTGTTCGCGGTGGAAGAACTCAACCGCAAGGTGGAGCAACGCAGCAGCGGCCTGATGCTCTCGGGCATCGTGCTGGCCGGTCTGGTGGCCATCTCGGTGTTCGGCAACCTCTCGTACTTCGGCCGCATCCGCGCAGAAGCCGTGGGCTGGGGCGTGGTGCTGCCCACCGTGCTGGTGACGCTGCTGTGCGGTCTGCTGGGGGGGCTGCTGGCCCGGCTGTTGATCGCGTCCGCCGCGGGCGTGCCCACGCGGGTCTGCGCGTTCCAGCGCAAGCACCCGATTCGCTTTGCCATGCTGTGCGGCCTGGCCGTGGGGGTGATCAATGTGGTGACGGCGGGCAGCGTTTCGGGGGGCGGCCACGAGCACACGCGCGAGCTGCTCAACAGCGCCCAGTCCGACCTGCCCGTGCTGTGGACCTGGCTGAAGTTCGTGGCGACCTGGTTGTCGGCCTGGTCGGGGGTGCCCGGCGGGCTGTTCGCCCCCAGCCTGTCGATGGGGGCCAGCATCGGCGGCGATGTGGCGCACTTTCTGGCGCCCGACTACCACGTGGTGCTGATCGCGCTGGGCATGGCGGCCTTTCTGGGCGCGGTCACGCAGGCGCCCATCACGGCCATGATCATCGTGATGGAGATGGTGGATGGCTACGACCTGGTGCTGGGGTTGATGGCGTGCGCCATGGCCGCCAGCCTGATCTCGCGCATGGTGAGCCGGCCGCTGTTTGCCACCATGGCCGACATCACGCTGGCCCGGCTGGCAGCCCAGGCTGCCGCGCCGGTCAGCCCCGAGCCGGCATCGGCTGTTGCCACGCCAGCAGCAGCCACACCAGCGCCAGCACCAGCGTCGTCGCAAACAGACCCACGGGACCCAGCAGCTTGATCAGCAGGCCGCCCAAGGCGCCCCCCGCAAACAGGCCCAGCGATTGCAGGGTGTTGTACATGCCCAGGGCCGCGCCACGGGCCTGAGGCGGGGCGAGCCGCGAGATCAGGCTGGGCTGGCTGGCCTCCAGCACGTTGAAGCTGGTGAAGAACAGGAACAGCACGGCGCCGACCACCCACAGGCTGGGGGTCTGCATGGCCAGCCACGCCAGCGCCAGTTGCACGACCGCCAGCAAGGCCACGGCGGCCCGCAGCACCTGACGCAGGTGGCCGCGCTGCTCAAGGGCGAACAGCCCTCCCATCAGCAGGAACGATGCCAGCACCGCAGGCAGGTAGACCCGCCACTGGTCGGCCGTGGCCAGGCCCGCCTGAAGCAGCATGCCAGGCACCGCCACCCACATGGCCATCTGCACAGCGTGCAGCACAAACACGCCCAGGTCCAGGCGCCAGAGTTTCGGATGCAGCGCCACATCGGCCAAGCGGCCGCGCGGCAAGTCGGTGTGGCGAGCCGGCTCGGCCGGGGTGATCCACACCACCGCCGCCATGCCGGCCAGCGCCAACAGGGCCGTCAGCCCAAAGATGCCCGACAGCCCGATCCAGCCCGCCAACGGCGGCGCCAGCATCAGCGACACGGCGAAGGTCAACCCGATGCTGGCGCCCACCAGGGCCATGCCCTTGGTCCGCACGGCATCGCGGGTCTGATCGGCCAGGAGCGCCGTGACGGCGGCAGACACGGCGCCCGCCCCTTGCAGGGCACGCCCGATGGCCAGGCCCACGATACCGCTGGCCAGCGCCGCCACCACGCTGCCCAGCGCGAACACAGCCAGCCCAATCAGGATCACCCGCTTGCGGCCCAGGCGATCCGAGGCCAGGCCGAGCGGCATCTGCATCAAGGCCTGCGTCAGGCCATACAGCCCCATGGCCAGACCGACCCAGGCGGGGTCGTGTCCACCTGGGTATTGCCGCGCCTCGATGGCGAACACCGGCAGCACCAGGAACAGGCCCAGCATGCGCAGGGCGAACACCAAGGCCAGGCTGGCGCTGGCACGACGCTCCAGCGGCGTCATCGTGCTCGATTCGGGAAGGGGGGAATTCAACGCGATTGCGCCCACGGGCGCACCTTCAAGTCAAAGCGCGCATTTTGACGCACGGCCAACGGCTGACCTGTGTTGCAGGTGCCAGGCGCCTGCCGGCGGCCTGGAACGGGCGCTGTTCACGACAAAAAGGCCACCCGAGGGTGGCCTGTTGCATCGGCTGGACCGAATCAGAAGCGGTGGCGCATGCCGAAGGACACGCCGGTGCGGCTCTTGGCGCCGTTCGGGCCACTGGTGCCGTTGAGCGTGATGTTGTCGCCCTTGAGCTTGGTGTAGTCCACTTCGGCGTACAGGTCGGTGCGCTTGGACAGCGCATAGTCGGCGGCGACGGAGAAGAAATGCGCCTTGCCGTTGGCGGCCACGGTTTCACCCGATTGCTTGGCAAACCAGTAGTGGCCGCCGATGTTCAGCTGCGGCGTCAGCTGGTAGTTGGCGCCAATCGTGATCATCTGACGCTTGTTGGCGATCAGGAAGGCAGAACCCCCAAAGCCGCCATTGGCCGTGCCCTGCCACAGGCTGCTCAGCACCGCGTAGTCAGCGGTGCACTGGGCATCGGCGTTGCAGTTGCCCAGGTTGTGCTTGTTCTGGCCATAGGCCACGTTGAAGTACCAGGGGCCCGACTTGTACGAACCGCCTGCAGCAAAGATCTTGAGTTTTTTGTCTTCGCCGCCGAAGTCACGCTCTTGGTACCCGGCACCGGCAGTCCAGGTGCCATTGGACCAGCGCAAATAACCAGCACGGCTCTTGCCGCCGCTGTTGATGCCATTGGCCGCGATGGTTTCGCCCTGCAGCGTGGCTTCCAGGTGCGCCGTGATTTGGCCGAAGGTGCCTGTCCAGGCAATCAGTTCATTCGAGCGAGCACCCGCCGAGAAGCCGATTTCGGGCTTGAAGGCGTTGTAGTACGGCGAATAGGGGTACGAAACGAAGGTCGACGTGAACAGGTAGAACATCGCGTTGTAGTCGCGACCCAGCTTGATGCGGCCGAACGTGGGGCTCTGGAACGCCACCCACGATTGCTGAAACCCGCTGCCGACGATGGCGCCTGAGCCGGCATTCAAGCGCTGCTCGAGGTTGAACAGCACCTTGTTGCCGCCGCCGATGTCTTCGGTGCCGCGCAGGCCCCAACGGCTTTCCGACATGCCGCCGCCGCCCATCATGGTGGTGCGCGAGTGGTCTTTGTCGCCCGCCGGGCCTTCATTGGTGGTGTAGCGCACCCCCAAGTCCACGATGCCGTACAGCGTCACGCTGGATTGGGCCCAAACCGATGTGCTGGTGAGGGCCAGGGCGGCCACGATCAGGCGCTTTTTCATTCATGTCTCCAAGTTGTGGCAGATCCGGGGTTTGGGCCCTCCATGTGCCCCGCCCCATGTTGCCGAAGTTGCAAGGGTGGATTGGAAGGTTTTTGTTGCACTTGAACGATTCAGGTAATCCCGCAGTGGTATTTCTCCGACAGCCACGGTCTTGCGGCACCTGTGTGACAAGGCCATTTGCGTGACGGCGGGGAGTGTGGCAGCCGGCAGGCTTTTGGCCAGCCAACGATAATGGTGGGTTGCCCACCACTCGCGATGGTTGCAGTGAACGACTACCACGCCCACCCCCACCTTCCTGCCCTGGCGGCCGAGCCGGACGCGGGCTCGCATCTGCGCGTGCGCGGCGCACGCACGCACAACCTCAAGAACATCGACCTCGACATCCCCAAGCACAAGCTGGTGGTGATCACCGGCTTGTCGGGTTCGGGCAAGTCCAGCCTCGCCTTCGACACGCTCTATGCCGAAGGCCAGCGCCGCTACGTGGAAAGCCTGTCGGCCTATGCGCGGCAGTTCCTGCAGATGATGGACAAGCCCGATGTGGACATCATCGAAGGCTTGGCACCGGCCATCTCCATCGAGCAAAAGGCCACCAGCCACAACCCCCGCTCCACCGTGGGGACGGTGACCGAGATCCACGACTACCTGCGCCTGCTGTTTGCCCGTGCAGGCACCCCACACTGCCCCGATCACCACCTGCCCCTGCAAGCGCAGACCGTGGCGCAGATGGTGGACACCGTGCTCGCCCTGCCCGAGGGAACGCGGCTGATGCTGCTGGCGCCGATCGCGCGCGAGAAAAAGGGCGAGTTCGTCGACCAGCTGGCCCAGCTCCAGGCGCAGGGCTTTGTGCGCTTTCGCGTCGATGGCGAGGTGCTGGAGTACGACCACCTGCCCACGCTGCAGAAGAACGAGAAGCACGACATCGATGTGGTGGTCGACCGCATCAAGGTGCGGCAAGAGGACGACGAGGCCGCGCGCCTGGCCCTGAAGCAGCGCCTGGCGGACAGCTTCGAGACCGCCTTGCGGCTGGCCAACTTTCGCGCCATCGCCGTCGAGATGGACTCGGGCACCGAGCACCTGTTCAACGCCAAGTTCGCCTGCCCGGTCTGCGGCTACTCCATCAGCGAGCTGGAGCCGCGCCTGTTCTCGTTCAACTCGCCCGTGGGCGCCTGCCCCAGCTGCGACGGCCTGGGCGTGACGGACGTGTTCGACGCCGCGCGCGTGGTGGCGTTTCCCGAGCTGAGCCTGGCCAGCGGCGCCATCAAGGGCTGGGACCGGCGCAACGGCTTCTATTTCGCGCTGCTGACCAGCCTGGCCAAGCACTATGGCTTCGACGTGGAGACGCCCTTCGAAGCGCTGCCGGCGTCCATCCAGCGCATCGTGCTGCACGGCTCGGGCGACGAAGAGATCAAGTTCAGCTACGTCTTCGAATCGGGCGCGCAGGCGGGCAAAAAGGTCAACAAGACGCATGCCTTCGAGGGCGTGATCCCCAACATGGCCCGCCGCTACCGCGAGACCGATTCGAGCGTGGTGCGCGAGGAGCTGGCCAAGTACCGCAGCACCCAGGCCTGCCCCGATTGCCAAGGCACCCGCCTGCGCCGCGAAGCGCGCCACGTGTTCGTCGGCGAAGGCGCCCAGCGCCGCGCCATCTACGAGATCAGCCACGTCACGCTGGGCGAGGCCCAGGCCTATTTCAACGCGCTGCACCTCACGGGCGCCAAGGCCGAAATTGCCAACAAGGTGGTGCGCGAAATCGGCTCGCGGCTCATGTTCCTGAACGACGTGGGCCTGAACTACCTGAGCCTGGACCGCAGCGCCGACACGCTGTCGGGCGGCGAAGCGCAGCGCATCCGCCTGGCCAGCCAGATCGGCTCGGGCCTCACGGGCGTGATGTACGTGCTCGACGAGCCCTCCATCGGCTTGCACCAGCGTGACAACGACCGGCTGATCGCCACGCTCAAACACCTGCGCGACATCGGCAACTCGGTGCTGGTCGTGGAGCACGACGAAGACATGATCCGCGACGCGGACTGGGTGGTCGACATGGGCCCCGGCGCCGGGGTGCACGGCGGCGAAATCATTGCCAGCGGGGAGTATGCCGCGCTGCTCGATAACGAACGATCGCTGACCGGCCAATACCTCTCTGGCAAGAAAGCCATCGCCATCCCCGACCGGCTGCCGGTTGGCGAGGCCCAGCTGCACATCCGCGGCGCGTCCGGCAACAACCTGAAGGCCGTGGACGTCACCATCCCCGTCGGCCTGATGACTTGCGTGACGGGCGTGTCGGGTTCGGGCAAGTCCACGCTGGTGAACGAAACCCTGTATGCGGCCGCCGCGCGCGAGTTGAACCGCGCCCACACCGAAGCCGCCCCGCACGAGTCCATCGAGGGCCTGGACCACTTCGACAAGGTGATCGCCGTGGACCAATCGCCGATTGGCCGCACGCCCCGCAGCAACCCGGCCACCTACACCGGCCTGTTCACGCCCATCCGCGAGCTGATGGCCGAGACGGCCACGGCCAAGGAGCGGGGCTATGGCCCCGGGCGCTTCTCGTTCAACGTGCCGCAAAGCTCGGGCGGCGGCCGCTGCGAAGCCTGTCAGGGCGACGGCGTGGTGAAGGTGGAGATGCACTTCCTGCCCGACGTGTACGTGCCCTGCGACACCTGCCACGGCCAGCGCTACAACCGAGAAACCCTGGAGGTGCTGTGGAAGGGCCACAGCATCGCGCAGATCCTGGACCTGACGGTGGAAGCTGCCCTGACGCTGTTCAAGGACCAGCCCACCATTGGCCGCAAGCTGCAAACCCTGATGGACGTGGGCCTGTCCTACGTGCGCCTGGGTCAGAGCGCCACCACGCTGTCGGGCGGTGAAGCCCAGCGGGTGAAGCTGGCCCTCGAGTTGTCCAAGCGCGACACGGGCAAGACGCTGTACATCCTCGACGAGCCCACCACCGGCCTGCACTTCGCCGACATCGACCTGCTGCTCAAGGTGCTGCAGCAGATCAAGGCCGCCGGCAACACCATCGTCATCATCGAACACAACCTGGACGTGATCAAAACCGCCGACTGGCTGATCGACATGGGCCCCGAGGGCGGTGCAGGCGGAGGCACGGTGGTGGCCACCGGCACCCCCGAGACCGTGGCCGCCAACCCCGACAGCCACACCGGCCGCTACCTGGCCCAGGTGCTGGCCCGCGCCCACGCCTGATGCGCGGCGTTGACCCCGTGCTGTCGACCGGGGCTGGCCCGCAAGAGGGTCAGCGCCCCACACCTGGCAACGTGGGCTCGGCAGATGGCGCGCCGCGTCAGCCCCGACCAGCTGCGGGCGCGCACCCTGACTGCGCCAGCCTAGCCGCCCCGCGCCAAGCCCATCGCCCTGGCCCCGCGCCAGCGCACGCCAGCGTGGCGCTGCAACGCTTGGCGGCCCTAGGATCACATCGTTTTAAAGCAGTATTCAGTCATATTCGAGGGTTCATGATCGGGAATCAGGCCATACTCCATAGCCCCTCTGGCAACCCGAATCACCTCCTCGGCTCAGACTCGGCCACGACCGCGGCTGGCGACCTTGCGACGCGCAGGGCCTCCGCTCGGCCCCACTGGGGTCTGCAGCTCGCGCGTGGCGCCAGTGTCTTGGGCCTGGCGCTGGGCCTGCAGGCCTGCCAACCCGCCCCCAGCCCTGCCGGGACCGCCATCGTGCCCGCGTCCGTCCCTTCTGCTTCAGCCTCCGCCCCGATGCCGGGACCGCTCCCGGTCGACGCCACCACGCGCTTCTTGGCCGAGCGCGAATGGGTGCACTTTGGCCAAGCCATCCGTCAGCCCGAGCTGGGCCTGCAGCACCAACCCGGCGTGCTGCAGTGCCTGGACAACCTGCGGCCCGACGACTTTGCGCCCACGGTCGCCCGGCTGTTGCGCCTCGCCTTGACCGAGCCGGAGCGTCAGCAGGCCAACGACTTCTTCACCAGCCGCCCCGGCCAGGCCCTGAGCCAGGCCGTGCTGGCCAGCCTGCGAGGCGATGCGCAAGCCTGGCAGCGCATGCAGGACAGCCTGGACGTGGCCGACCTGCAGGCGCAGCTGCGGTTCACGCAGTCGGCCGCCGGCCGGCGCGTCCTGCAGGACCTGGGGCCCGACGCCCGGGTGCAGCTGCGCGAGCTGCTCATGGACCGCATCGCCAGTTGCCGCGTCGCCACGCGCGCCTGAGCGTTCCGGCGATTCCGTCAACGATCGGGATTTCAGGGTCGGTAGCACAGGCTCGCCGCAGCGCGACAGGCGCGGCATTCTGCTCACAACCCCTCGGCCGCCACAGGCCTCAGCGGTCGAGGTGCGGCTTCATCAAGGCTTCGAACCAGTCCATGAACACGCTGAGCCGGCGCGTTTTCTGGCGCCGATGCGGGTACAGCAGCGTGACCGGCAGCGGCGGTGCGCAGTGGGCCGGCATCACCTCCACCAGTTCGCCACGCTGCAGCAGGTCGGCCACGTCGAAACGCGGGATCTGGATCAGGCCCAGGCCAGCGCGGGCACAGGCGATGTAGCTTTCGACGTTGTTGGCGATCACCCGGGCCGCCAGGGCCAGGGTCTGCGGGGTGCCATCGGCCGCCTGCCACTCCCAGGGCAAGGTGCGGCCCGTGGTTGGCGAGGCATAGCCCACCATCCAGTGCCCGCCCTGGATGGCGTCCAGGTCGTCGAGGTGGTGCGGCACGCCCTGCGCCTGCAGGTAGGCCGGGCTGGCGCAGTTGACCAGTCCCACCATGCCCAGGCGCCGCTGCACCAGCGAGCTGTCCTTCACCGCTCCGAAGCGCACGGCGCAATCCACACCGGCCTGCACCAGGTCGATGGCGCGGTCGCTGGAGCCCAGGCTCAGCTGCAGCCTGGGGTGGTGGGCCAACAGCGCGGGCAAGGCCGGCACCACCAGGCGACGCGCGATGCGGCTGGGGACGTCCACGGTCAGGGCGCCACTGACCTGGTGCGCGCGGGTCTGGAACAGCTGGGCGATGTCATGGGCCTCGCTCAGCAAGGGCCGCACGCGTTCCAGCAAAGTGGCGCCATCGGGGGTCAGGCTGACCTGCCGGGTCGTGCGGTGCAGCAGGCGCACGCCGACCTCGTGCTCGAGTTGGGCGATGGCGGCCGATACCGTGGCGCGCGGCAGGTCCAGCACATTCGAGGCCTGGATGAAGCTGCGCAGATCGGCCACGTGAACAAAGATGCGGTAACGGTCTAGTCGATCCATGCCGCCAGTGTGGCATCGCCAGGGCGGATCACACCGGGGCATCCAGGACAAGCACGCGGCCGGCATGTCCTGGCGCCGTGGTCACCGGCGACGGGCGACCCGGTTCATGTCAGGGTTGGCCGCAGCCCGATATAACAGAGTATGCCGGCATACCCGATGAAAATGCATCGACATACCGGTCATACTGTCATTGCCGCCACCAAAGCACCCAGGCCGCGGCCACTGGCACCCCGAACAGCACGAGGTGAATGGGCAGCTCTTCGGCCAGGGTGTACCCATGCGACAGG
Protein-coding regions in this window:
- a CDS encoding chloride channel protein, with amino-acid sequence MKGDPNFRDNLLAELRNSRLWLDRLVVASFALAAGLAVVLFTLLADWAGELFLDLHDTWRWAPLIWTPALCGLIVWLMQSWLKGAGGSGPPQIIAAIDPDTDNATRSKLASLRISAAKIVAVTGGILAGLSMGRQGPSVQIAAGIMYSARRFLSAKSAIKPRELLIAGGAAGIAAAFNTPLGGIVFAVEELNRKVEQRSSGLMLSGIVLAGLVAISVFGNLSYFGRIRAEAVGWGVVLPTVLVTLLCGLLGGLLARLLIASAAGVPTRVCAFQRKHPIRFAMLCGLAVGVINVVTAGSVSGGGHEHTRELLNSAQSDLPVLWTWLKFVATWLSAWSGVPGGLFAPSLSMGASIGGDVAHFLAPDYHVVLIALGMAAFLGAVTQAPITAMIIVMEMVDGYDLVLGLMACAMAASLISRMVSRPLFATMADITLARLAAQAAAPVSPEPASAVATPAAATPAPAPASSQTDPRDPAA
- a CDS encoding porin; amino-acid sequence: MKKRLIVAALALTSTSVWAQSSVTLYGIVDLGVRYTTNEGPAGDKDHSRTTMMGGGGMSESRWGLRGTEDIGGGNKVLFNLEQRLNAGSGAIVGSGFQQSWVAFQSPTFGRIKLGRDYNAMFYLFTSTFVSYPYSPYYNAFKPEIGFSAGARSNELIAWTGTFGQITAHLEATLQGETIAANGINSGGKSRAGYLRWSNGTWTAGAGYQERDFGGEDKKLKIFAAGGSYKSGPWYFNVAYGQNKHNLGNCNADAQCTADYAVLSSLWQGTANGGFGGSAFLIANKRQMITIGANYQLTPQLNIGGHYWFAKQSGETVAANGKAHFFSVAADYALSKRTDLYAEVDYTKLKGDNITLNGTSGPNGAKSRTGVSFGMRHRF
- the ssb gene encoding single-stranded DNA-binding protein; translation: MASVNKVIIVGNLGRDPETRAFPSGDQICNIRVATTDKWRDKQSGEMREHTEWHSVVFGGKLAEIASQYLRKGSQVYVEGSLRTRKWQDQNGNDRYSTEVRGDTMQMLGSRQGMGGGSGGGDDGYGQSGGYGQSGGGAGGGGYDQQPRRAPAPAPRPAPMAAPAQQPQPQQRPASGFDDMDDDIPF
- the uvrA gene encoding excinuclease ABC subunit UvrA, translated to MVAVNDYHAHPHLPALAAEPDAGSHLRVRGARTHNLKNIDLDIPKHKLVVITGLSGSGKSSLAFDTLYAEGQRRYVESLSAYARQFLQMMDKPDVDIIEGLAPAISIEQKATSHNPRSTVGTVTEIHDYLRLLFARAGTPHCPDHHLPLQAQTVAQMVDTVLALPEGTRLMLLAPIAREKKGEFVDQLAQLQAQGFVRFRVDGEVLEYDHLPTLQKNEKHDIDVVVDRIKVRQEDDEAARLALKQRLADSFETALRLANFRAIAVEMDSGTEHLFNAKFACPVCGYSISELEPRLFSFNSPVGACPSCDGLGVTDVFDAARVVAFPELSLASGAIKGWDRRNGFYFALLTSLAKHYGFDVETPFEALPASIQRIVLHGSGDEEIKFSYVFESGAQAGKKVNKTHAFEGVIPNMARRYRETDSSVVREELAKYRSTQACPDCQGTRLRREARHVFVGEGAQRRAIYEISHVTLGEAQAYFNALHLTGAKAEIANKVVREIGSRLMFLNDVGLNYLSLDRSADTLSGGEAQRIRLASQIGSGLTGVMYVLDEPSIGLHQRDNDRLIATLKHLRDIGNSVLVVEHDEDMIRDADWVVDMGPGAGVHGGEIIASGEYAALLDNERSLTGQYLSGKKAIAIPDRLPVGEAQLHIRGASGNNLKAVDVTIPVGLMTCVTGVSGSGKSTLVNETLYAAAARELNRAHTEAAPHESIEGLDHFDKVIAVDQSPIGRTPRSNPATYTGLFTPIRELMAETATAKERGYGPGRFSFNVPQSSGGGRCEACQGDGVVKVEMHFLPDVYVPCDTCHGQRYNRETLEVLWKGHSIAQILDLTVEAALTLFKDQPTIGRKLQTLMDVGLSYVRLGQSATTLSGGEAQRVKLALELSKRDTGKTLYILDEPTTGLHFADIDLLLKVLQQIKAAGNTIVIIEHNLDVIKTADWLIDMGPEGGAGGGTVVATGTPETVAANPDSHTGRYLAQVLARAHA
- a CDS encoding LysR family transcriptional regulator — its product is MDRLDRYRIFVHVADLRSFIQASNVLDLPRATVSAAIAQLEHEVGVRLLHRTTRQVSLTPDGATLLERVRPLLSEAHDIAQLFQTRAHQVSGALTVDVPSRIARRLVVPALPALLAHHPRLQLSLGSSDRAIDLVQAGVDCAVRFGAVKDSSLVQRRLGMVGLVNCASPAYLQAQGVPHHLDDLDAIQGGHWMVGYASPTTGRTLPWEWQAADGTPQTLALAARVIANNVESYIACARAGLGLIQIPRFDVADLLQRGELVEVMPAHCAPPLPVTLLYPHRRQKTRRLSVFMDWFEALMKPHLDR
- a CDS encoding DUF2059 domain-containing protein, yielding MPGPLPVDATTRFLAEREWVHFGQAIRQPELGLQHQPGVLQCLDNLRPDDFAPTVARLLRLALTEPERQQANDFFTSRPGQALSQAVLASLRGDAQAWQRMQDSLDVADLQAQLRFTQSAAGRRVLQDLGPDARVQLRELLMDRIASCRVATRA
- a CDS encoding MFS transporter; protein product: MTPLERRASASLALVFALRMLGLFLVLPVFAIEARQYPGGHDPAWVGLAMGLYGLTQALMQMPLGLASDRLGRKRVILIGLAVFALGSVVAALASGIVGLAIGRALQGAGAVSAAVTALLADQTRDAVRTKGMALVGASIGLTFAVSLMLAPPLAGWIGLSGIFGLTALLALAGMAAVVWITPAEPARHTDLPRGRLADVALHPKLWRLDLGVFVLHAVQMAMWVAVPGMLLQAGLATADQWRVYLPAVLASFLLMGGLFALEQRGHLRQVLRAAVALLAVVQLALAWLAMQTPSLWVVGAVLFLFFTSFNVLEASQPSLISRLAPPQARGAALGMYNTLQSLGLFAGGALGGLLIKLLGPVGLFATTLVLALVWLLLAWQQPMPARG